Proteins encoded by one window of Cloeon dipterum chromosome 4, ieCloDipt1.1, whole genome shotgun sequence:
- the Pax gene encoding paxillin isoform X6 yields the protein MDDYKKLKDALLADLQNTVNPSNASPGYGSLNVNGVSKTLYDRHGHSTLPSQQRIIKETLTTTQAAKNNNNLSELDTLLQDLSNAHYAEGVNGGQRPPSTDSLNRPTMDSLLDELSAVPNGQKSTPRHLTTTITIQETRTREGGPVASTATRELDDLMASLSDFKINASTHQHQTVTDSPYAKPNKASSKNQLDSMLGNLQADMSRQGVNTTQKGCCNACEKPIVGQVITALGKTWHPEHFTCKHCNQELGTRNFFERDGAPYCEPDYHNLFSPRCAYCNGAILDKCVTALDKTWHTEHFFCAQCGKQFGDEGFHEKDGKPYCKDDYFDMFAPKCGGCSRAIMENYISALNTQWHPDCFVCRDCRQPFHGGSFFDHEGQPYCETHYHAKRGSLCAGCHKPITGRCITAMFRKFHPEHFVCAFCLKQLNKGTFKEQNDKPYCHGCFEKLFGGFAILVTPDQQKYV from the exons aCGCGCTGCTCGCTGATCTTCAGAATACTGTGAATCCCAGCAACGCTAGCCCTGGCTACGGATCTTTGAACGTGAATGGAGTCAGCAAGACGCTGTATGACCGTCATGGCCACTCG ACGCTGCCCTCGCAACAGAGAATCATCAAAGAAACACTCACGACGACGCAAGCTGctaaaaacaacaacaaccttTCTGAGCTGGACACGCTTTTGCAGGACCTGAGCAACGCCCACTACGCAG AAGGGGTTAATGGAGGCCAACGACCGCCATCGACAGATTCGCTGAACCGGCCGACGATGGACAGTCTGCTGGACGAGCTGAGCGCCGTGCCCAACGG GCAAAAGTCAACTCCACGCCACTTGACCACCACGATCACTATCCAAGAGACGCGGACACGCGAGGGTGGTCCAGTGGCCTCAACTGCCACCAGGGAGCTTGATGACTTGATGGCATCGCTTTCCGACTTCAAG ATTAACGCAAGCACGCACCAACACCAAACCGTAACCGACTCACCCTACGCTAAACCAAACAAAGCGTCTTCTAAAAACCAATTGGACTCGATGCTTGGTAATTTGCAGGCCGACATGAGTAGGCAGGGCGTCAACACCACCCAGAAGGGCTGCTGCAACGCGTGCGAAAAGCCCATCGTGGGCCAG GTCATCACCGCCCTGGGCAAGACTTGGCACCCTGAGCACTTTACGTGCAAGCACTGCAACCAGGAGCTGGGCACTCGCAACTTCTTCGAGCGCGACGGCGCTCCCTACTGCGAGCCTGACTACCACAATCTGTTCTCGCCGCGCTGCGCCTACTGCAACGGCGCCATTCTCGAC AAATGCGTGACCGCGCTGGACAAAACCTGGCACACGGAGCACTTTTTCTGCGCGCAGTGCGGCAAGCAGTTCGGCGACGAGGGATTCCACGAGAAGGATGGCAAGCCTTACTGCAAGGACGACTACTTCGACATGTTCGCGCCCAAGTGCGGCGGATGCAGCCGGGCTATCATGGAGAACTACATTTCGGCGCTCAACACGCAGTGGCATCCAGACTGCTTTGTCTGCAGG gACTGCCGGCAACCTTTCCATGGAGGATCATTCTTTGACCATGAAGGACAGCCTTACTGTGAGACCCACTACCACGCTAAGAGAGGATCGCTCTGCGCAGGATGCCACAAGCCGATTACTG GTCGGTGCATTACTGCCATGTTCCGCAAGTTCCACCCTGAGCACTTTGTCTGCGCCTTCTGCTTGAAGCAGCTCAACAAGGGCACCTTCAAGGAGCAAAATGACAAACCTTACTGCCATGGCTGTTTTGAAAAACTATTCGG GGGTTTTGCAATCCTGGTCACGCCCGATCAGCAAAAATATGTCTAA
- the Pax gene encoding paxillin isoform X7, which produces MDELDALLADLQNTVNPSNASPGYGSLNVNGVSKTLYDRHGHSTLPSQQRIIKETLTTTQAAKNNNNLSELDTLLQDLSNAHYAEGVNGGQRPPSTDSLNRPTMDSLLDELSAVPNGQKSTPRHLTTTITIQETRTREGGPVASTATRELDDLMASLSDFKINASTHQHQTVTDSPYAKPNKASSKNQLDSMLGNLQADMSRQGVNTTQKGCCNACEKPIVGQVITALGKTWHPEHFTCKHCNQELGTRNFFERDGAPYCEPDYHNLFSPRCAYCNGAILDKCVTALDKTWHTEHFFCAQCGKQFGDEGFHEKDGKPYCKDDYFDMFAPKCGGCSRAIMENYISALNTQWHPDCFVCRDCRQPFHGGSFFDHEGQPYCETHYHAKRGSLCAGCHKPITGRCITAMFRKFHPEHFVCAFCLKQLNKGTFKEQNDKPYCHGCFEKLFGGFAILVTPDQQKYV; this is translated from the exons aCGCGCTGCTCGCTGATCTTCAGAATACTGTGAATCCCAGCAACGCTAGCCCTGGCTACGGATCTTTGAACGTGAATGGAGTCAGCAAGACGCTGTATGACCGTCATGGCCACTCG ACGCTGCCCTCGCAACAGAGAATCATCAAAGAAACACTCACGACGACGCAAGCTGctaaaaacaacaacaaccttTCTGAGCTGGACACGCTTTTGCAGGACCTGAGCAACGCCCACTACGCAG AAGGGGTTAATGGAGGCCAACGACCGCCATCGACAGATTCGCTGAACCGGCCGACGATGGACAGTCTGCTGGACGAGCTGAGCGCCGTGCCCAACGG GCAAAAGTCAACTCCACGCCACTTGACCACCACGATCACTATCCAAGAGACGCGGACACGCGAGGGTGGTCCAGTGGCCTCAACTGCCACCAGGGAGCTTGATGACTTGATGGCATCGCTTTCCGACTTCAAG ATTAACGCAAGCACGCACCAACACCAAACCGTAACCGACTCACCCTACGCTAAACCAAACAAAGCGTCTTCTAAAAACCAATTGGACTCGATGCTTGGTAATTTGCAGGCCGACATGAGTAGGCAGGGCGTCAACACCACCCAGAAGGGCTGCTGCAACGCGTGCGAAAAGCCCATCGTGGGCCAG GTCATCACCGCCCTGGGCAAGACTTGGCACCCTGAGCACTTTACGTGCAAGCACTGCAACCAGGAGCTGGGCACTCGCAACTTCTTCGAGCGCGACGGCGCTCCCTACTGCGAGCCTGACTACCACAATCTGTTCTCGCCGCGCTGCGCCTACTGCAACGGCGCCATTCTCGAC AAATGCGTGACCGCGCTGGACAAAACCTGGCACACGGAGCACTTTTTCTGCGCGCAGTGCGGCAAGCAGTTCGGCGACGAGGGATTCCACGAGAAGGATGGCAAGCCTTACTGCAAGGACGACTACTTCGACATGTTCGCGCCCAAGTGCGGCGGATGCAGCCGGGCTATCATGGAGAACTACATTTCGGCGCTCAACACGCAGTGGCATCCAGACTGCTTTGTCTGCAGG gACTGCCGGCAACCTTTCCATGGAGGATCATTCTTTGACCATGAAGGACAGCCTTACTGTGAGACCCACTACCACGCTAAGAGAGGATCGCTCTGCGCAGGATGCCACAAGCCGATTACTG GTCGGTGCATTACTGCCATGTTCCGCAAGTTCCACCCTGAGCACTTTGTCTGCGCCTTCTGCTTGAAGCAGCTCAACAAGGGCACCTTCAAGGAGCAAAATGACAAACCTTACTGCCATGGCTGTTTTGAAAAACTATTCGG GGGTTTTGCAATCCTGGTCACGCCCGATCAGCAAAAATATGTCTAA
- the Pax gene encoding paxillin isoform X3: protein MSSSVVPRRPFATNGGPSPPPRTHRHHSWDNHLDALLADLQNTVNPSNASPGYGSLNVNGVSKTLYDRHGHSTLPSQQRIIKETLTTTQAAKNNNNLSELDTLLQDLSNAHYAEGVNGGQRPPSTDSLNRPTMDSLLDELSAVPNGQKSTPRHLTTTITIQETRTREGGPVASTATRELDDLMASLSDFKINASTHQHQTVTDSPYAKPNKASSKNQLDSMLGNLQADMSRQGVNTTQKGCCNACEKPIVGQVITALGKTWHPEHFTCKHCNQELGTRNFFERDGAPYCEPDYHNLFSPRCAYCNGAILDKCVTALDKTWHTEHFFCAQCGKQFGDEGFHEKDGKPYCKDDYFDMFAPKCGGCSRAIMENYISALNTQWHPDCFVCRDCRQPFHGGSFFDHEGQPYCETHYHAKRGSLCAGCHKPITGRCITAMFRKFHPEHFVCAFCLKQLNKGTFKEQNDKPYCHGCFEKLFGGFAILVTPDQQKYV, encoded by the exons aCGCGCTGCTCGCTGATCTTCAGAATACTGTGAATCCCAGCAACGCTAGCCCTGGCTACGGATCTTTGAACGTGAATGGAGTCAGCAAGACGCTGTATGACCGTCATGGCCACTCG ACGCTGCCCTCGCAACAGAGAATCATCAAAGAAACACTCACGACGACGCAAGCTGctaaaaacaacaacaaccttTCTGAGCTGGACACGCTTTTGCAGGACCTGAGCAACGCCCACTACGCAG AAGGGGTTAATGGAGGCCAACGACCGCCATCGACAGATTCGCTGAACCGGCCGACGATGGACAGTCTGCTGGACGAGCTGAGCGCCGTGCCCAACGG GCAAAAGTCAACTCCACGCCACTTGACCACCACGATCACTATCCAAGAGACGCGGACACGCGAGGGTGGTCCAGTGGCCTCAACTGCCACCAGGGAGCTTGATGACTTGATGGCATCGCTTTCCGACTTCAAG ATTAACGCAAGCACGCACCAACACCAAACCGTAACCGACTCACCCTACGCTAAACCAAACAAAGCGTCTTCTAAAAACCAATTGGACTCGATGCTTGGTAATTTGCAGGCCGACATGAGTAGGCAGGGCGTCAACACCACCCAGAAGGGCTGCTGCAACGCGTGCGAAAAGCCCATCGTGGGCCAG GTCATCACCGCCCTGGGCAAGACTTGGCACCCTGAGCACTTTACGTGCAAGCACTGCAACCAGGAGCTGGGCACTCGCAACTTCTTCGAGCGCGACGGCGCTCCCTACTGCGAGCCTGACTACCACAATCTGTTCTCGCCGCGCTGCGCCTACTGCAACGGCGCCATTCTCGAC AAATGCGTGACCGCGCTGGACAAAACCTGGCACACGGAGCACTTTTTCTGCGCGCAGTGCGGCAAGCAGTTCGGCGACGAGGGATTCCACGAGAAGGATGGCAAGCCTTACTGCAAGGACGACTACTTCGACATGTTCGCGCCCAAGTGCGGCGGATGCAGCCGGGCTATCATGGAGAACTACATTTCGGCGCTCAACACGCAGTGGCATCCAGACTGCTTTGTCTGCAGG gACTGCCGGCAACCTTTCCATGGAGGATCATTCTTTGACCATGAAGGACAGCCTTACTGTGAGACCCACTACCACGCTAAGAGAGGATCGCTCTGCGCAGGATGCCACAAGCCGATTACTG GTCGGTGCATTACTGCCATGTTCCGCAAGTTCCACCCTGAGCACTTTGTCTGCGCCTTCTGCTTGAAGCAGCTCAACAAGGGCACCTTCAAGGAGCAAAATGACAAACCTTACTGCCATGGCTGTTTTGAAAAACTATTCGG GGGTTTTGCAATCCTGGTCACGCCCGATCAGCAAAAATATGTCTAA
- the Pax gene encoding paxillin isoform X4, whose translation MDRTMYGKIEPGTLHPYRCAKKGLEPPGYALLADLQNTVNPSNASPGYGSLNVNGVSKTLYDRHGHSTLPSQQRIIKETLTTTQAAKNNNNLSELDTLLQDLSNAHYAEGVNGGQRPPSTDSLNRPTMDSLLDELSAVPNGQKSTPRHLTTTITIQETRTREGGPVASTATRELDDLMASLSDFKINASTHQHQTVTDSPYAKPNKASSKNQLDSMLGNLQADMSRQGVNTTQKGCCNACEKPIVGQVITALGKTWHPEHFTCKHCNQELGTRNFFERDGAPYCEPDYHNLFSPRCAYCNGAILDKCVTALDKTWHTEHFFCAQCGKQFGDEGFHEKDGKPYCKDDYFDMFAPKCGGCSRAIMENYISALNTQWHPDCFVCRDCRQPFHGGSFFDHEGQPYCETHYHAKRGSLCAGCHKPITGRCITAMFRKFHPEHFVCAFCLKQLNKGTFKEQNDKPYCHGCFEKLFGGFAILVTPDQQKYV comes from the exons aCGCGCTGCTCGCTGATCTTCAGAATACTGTGAATCCCAGCAACGCTAGCCCTGGCTACGGATCTTTGAACGTGAATGGAGTCAGCAAGACGCTGTATGACCGTCATGGCCACTCG ACGCTGCCCTCGCAACAGAGAATCATCAAAGAAACACTCACGACGACGCAAGCTGctaaaaacaacaacaaccttTCTGAGCTGGACACGCTTTTGCAGGACCTGAGCAACGCCCACTACGCAG AAGGGGTTAATGGAGGCCAACGACCGCCATCGACAGATTCGCTGAACCGGCCGACGATGGACAGTCTGCTGGACGAGCTGAGCGCCGTGCCCAACGG GCAAAAGTCAACTCCACGCCACTTGACCACCACGATCACTATCCAAGAGACGCGGACACGCGAGGGTGGTCCAGTGGCCTCAACTGCCACCAGGGAGCTTGATGACTTGATGGCATCGCTTTCCGACTTCAAG ATTAACGCAAGCACGCACCAACACCAAACCGTAACCGACTCACCCTACGCTAAACCAAACAAAGCGTCTTCTAAAAACCAATTGGACTCGATGCTTGGTAATTTGCAGGCCGACATGAGTAGGCAGGGCGTCAACACCACCCAGAAGGGCTGCTGCAACGCGTGCGAAAAGCCCATCGTGGGCCAG GTCATCACCGCCCTGGGCAAGACTTGGCACCCTGAGCACTTTACGTGCAAGCACTGCAACCAGGAGCTGGGCACTCGCAACTTCTTCGAGCGCGACGGCGCTCCCTACTGCGAGCCTGACTACCACAATCTGTTCTCGCCGCGCTGCGCCTACTGCAACGGCGCCATTCTCGAC AAATGCGTGACCGCGCTGGACAAAACCTGGCACACGGAGCACTTTTTCTGCGCGCAGTGCGGCAAGCAGTTCGGCGACGAGGGATTCCACGAGAAGGATGGCAAGCCTTACTGCAAGGACGACTACTTCGACATGTTCGCGCCCAAGTGCGGCGGATGCAGCCGGGCTATCATGGAGAACTACATTTCGGCGCTCAACACGCAGTGGCATCCAGACTGCTTTGTCTGCAGG gACTGCCGGCAACCTTTCCATGGAGGATCATTCTTTGACCATGAAGGACAGCCTTACTGTGAGACCCACTACCACGCTAAGAGAGGATCGCTCTGCGCAGGATGCCACAAGCCGATTACTG GTCGGTGCATTACTGCCATGTTCCGCAAGTTCCACCCTGAGCACTTTGTCTGCGCCTTCTGCTTGAAGCAGCTCAACAAGGGCACCTTCAAGGAGCAAAATGACAAACCTTACTGCCATGGCTGTTTTGAAAAACTATTCGG GGGTTTTGCAATCCTGGTCACGCCCGATCAGCAAAAATATGTCTAA